One Myxococcus stipitatus DNA segment encodes these proteins:
- a CDS encoding phage tail sheath family protein has translation MPTYRTPDVYVEEIQTFPPSVAEVGTSIPAFIGWTDKATKANANDLLLKPTKVYSIKEYEALFGLPHAPDIAVSITETAGVVTSTAVVPPTTWYLLYHAVKMFFDNGGAQCYVISVGTYAATPSGSTFTLIGDATTSPVTGYGLQDGLDALALEDEPTLIVIPEAVKLSSTDYATLAQAVLAQCNRLRDRFAIFDIHGGGATLDAAGLLANRGYFGNNHLKYGAAYYPFLKTSFNHAVNDAESNVKVTYTKDGTATGPAGLDTFKSGGTNANTAIYNLAKLALKDHYITLPPSAAVAGIYAATDSARGVWKAPANMSLADVIEPVVKLDNLKQEDFNVDATTGKSINALRAFAGKGTLVWGARTLAGNDNEWRYVSVRRFFSVVEESIKKSTYWAVFEPNDANTWVKVRGMIENYLTDKWREGALAGAAPKDAFFVKCGLGSTMNAQDILEGRLNVEVGMAVVRPAEFIVLKFSHKLQTS, from the coding sequence ATGCCTACCTACCGCACTCCCGATGTCTATGTGGAAGAGATACAGACGTTCCCTCCGTCCGTCGCGGAGGTGGGCACGTCGATTCCGGCCTTCATCGGCTGGACCGACAAGGCCACCAAGGCCAACGCGAACGACCTCCTGCTCAAGCCGACCAAGGTCTACTCCATCAAGGAGTACGAGGCCCTCTTCGGCCTCCCGCACGCCCCGGACATCGCGGTCTCCATCACCGAGACGGCGGGCGTCGTCACCTCGACCGCCGTCGTCCCGCCGACCACCTGGTACCTCCTCTACCACGCGGTGAAGATGTTCTTCGATAACGGCGGAGCGCAGTGCTACGTCATCTCCGTCGGCACGTACGCGGCCACCCCGAGCGGGTCGACGTTCACCTTGATCGGGGACGCCACCACCAGCCCCGTCACCGGCTACGGTCTCCAGGATGGCCTGGACGCGCTGGCACTCGAGGACGAGCCCACGCTCATCGTCATCCCCGAAGCGGTGAAGCTGAGCTCCACCGACTACGCCACCCTGGCGCAGGCCGTGCTCGCCCAGTGCAACCGGCTGAGGGACCGCTTCGCCATCTTCGACATCCACGGGGGCGGCGCCACGCTGGATGCCGCGGGGCTCCTCGCGAACCGTGGCTACTTCGGGAACAACCACCTGAAGTACGGCGCCGCCTACTACCCCTTCCTCAAGACGTCCTTCAACCACGCCGTCAACGACGCCGAGTCCAACGTCAAGGTGACCTACACCAAGGACGGCACCGCCACCGGCCCGGCCGGCTTGGACACCTTCAAGTCCGGCGGGACCAACGCCAACACCGCCATCTACAACCTGGCGAAGCTGGCCCTGAAGGACCACTACATCACCCTGCCTCCCAGCGCCGCCGTGGCCGGCATCTACGCCGCCACCGACTCCGCGCGCGGCGTGTGGAAGGCCCCCGCCAACATGAGCCTGGCGGACGTCATCGAGCCGGTGGTGAAGCTGGACAACCTCAAGCAGGAGGACTTCAACGTGGACGCCACCACGGGCAAGTCCATCAACGCCCTGCGCGCCTTCGCCGGCAAGGGCACCCTGGTGTGGGGCGCCCGCACCCTGGCCGGCAATGACAACGAGTGGCGCTACGTGTCCGTGCGCCGCTTCTTCAGCGTGGTGGAGGAGTCCATCAAGAAGTCCACCTATTGGGCCGTCTTCGAGCCCAACGACGCCAACACCTGGGTCAAGGTGCGCGGGATGATCGAGAACTACCTCACCGACAAGTGGCGTGAGGGAGCGCTCGCCGGCGCCGCGCCGAAGGATGCCTTCTTCGTCAAGTGTGGCCTCGGCTCGACGATGAACGCGCAGGACATCCTCGAGGGACGGCTGAACGTCGAGGTCGGCATGGCGGTGGTGCGGCCGGCCGAATTCATCGTCCTGAAGTTCTCCCACAAGCTGCAGACGTCGTGA
- a CDS encoding phage tail protein, which yields MPAQYPIPVFHFTVEWGGSRVGFSEVSGLTQENQAIEYRDGSFLEYSSIKMPGLRKFSNVTLKRGLVKGDNQFFKWLNTVKLNTVERRNLIISLLNEEHQPVMVWKVMNAFPVKVEGPGLKASGNEVAIESIELAHEGLELQSE from the coding sequence ATGCCTGCCCAGTATCCAATCCCTGTCTTCCACTTCACCGTCGAATGGGGCGGAAGCCGCGTCGGCTTCTCCGAGGTCAGCGGTCTCACCCAGGAGAACCAGGCCATCGAGTATCGGGATGGCTCGTTCCTCGAGTACTCGTCCATCAAGATGCCGGGGCTGCGCAAGTTCTCGAACGTGACGCTCAAGCGCGGCCTCGTCAAGGGAGACAACCAGTTCTTCAAGTGGCTCAACACCGTGAAGCTGAACACGGTGGAGCGCCGCAACCTCATCATCAGCCTGCTCAACGAAGAGCACCAGCCGGTGATGGTGTGGAAGGTGATGAACGCCTTCCCGGTGAAGGTGGAAGGGCCCGGTCTCAAGGCCTCCGGCAACGAGGTCGCCATCGAGTCCATCGAGCTGGCCCACGAGGGCCTCGAGCTGCAGAGCGAGTAA
- a CDS encoding phage tail protein codes for MPNYYPPVGFHFQVEVLGLPRDDNDLRFTEVSGLSLELGTEEVAEGGENRFIQKYPTRTKYPELVLKRGLLLNSKVVEWIRQCMEDYRIEPKNIDVKLLDEAHQPLLTWHVVGAYPTKWSVSDLHSTNNAVVIETLQLFYQYFRLDRS; via the coding sequence ATGCCCAACTACTACCCGCCCGTCGGCTTCCACTTCCAGGTCGAGGTGCTCGGCCTGCCCCGCGACGACAACGACCTGCGCTTCACCGAGGTGAGCGGCCTGTCACTCGAGCTGGGAACCGAGGAGGTCGCCGAGGGCGGGGAGAACCGCTTCATCCAGAAGTATCCCACGCGGACGAAGTACCCGGAGCTGGTGCTCAAGCGCGGCCTGCTCCTGAACTCGAAGGTGGTCGAGTGGATCCGGCAGTGCATGGAGGACTACCGGATCGAACCCAAGAACATCGACGTGAAGCTGCTCGATGAAGCGCACCAGCCGCTGCTCACCTGGCACGTGGTGGGCGCCTACCCGACGAAGTGGTCGGTGAGCGACCTCCACTCCACCAACAACGCGGTGGTCATCGAGACGCTGCAGCTCTTCTACCAGTACTTCCGGCTCGACAGGTCCTAG
- a CDS encoding DUF5908 family protein, translating into MPIIVDEVVICVEVTNAAAGGAAPASGGGSTEDKQALVSECVEQVMELLRQREER; encoded by the coding sequence ATGCCCATCATCGTCGACGAGGTCGTCATCTGCGTGGAGGTCACCAACGCGGCCGCGGGCGGCGCGGCGCCGGCCTCCGGCGGCGGGAGCACCGAGGACAAGCAGGCCCTCGTCAGCGAGTGCGTCGAGCAGGTGATGGAGTTGCTGCGGCAGCGAGAGGAGCGCTGA
- a CDS encoding CIS tube protein has protein sequence MSDRGTLERLVIKAYESADYAGQPISEFVAYVNPNEITLAYEMEYDSAQGSGTTNSRMSFKKVKPGDMSLTFFIDGTGANGRPASVQDEVERFQTVTGYNGNIHRPNYLKVGWGTLQIKRCVLKSASIAYKLFKPDGVPLRAIITANFTDNSDDQTRVAMAQDQSPDLTHVRLVKAGDDLPSLCHRIYGDPRLYLQVARANGIDDFRDLVPGTKLRFPPLEK, from the coding sequence GTGAGCGACCGGGGAACATTGGAGCGGCTGGTCATCAAGGCCTACGAGAGCGCGGACTACGCGGGGCAGCCCATCAGCGAGTTCGTGGCCTACGTCAATCCCAACGAAATCACGCTGGCGTACGAGATGGAGTACGACAGCGCGCAGGGCTCCGGGACGACGAACAGCCGGATGAGCTTCAAGAAGGTGAAGCCGGGGGACATGTCCCTGACCTTCTTCATCGACGGCACCGGCGCCAATGGCCGCCCGGCCAGCGTCCAGGACGAGGTCGAGCGGTTCCAGACGGTGACGGGCTACAACGGCAACATCCACCGGCCCAACTACCTCAAGGTGGGGTGGGGCACGCTGCAAATCAAACGCTGCGTGCTCAAGAGCGCGAGCATCGCCTACAAGCTGTTCAAGCCAGACGGCGTGCCGCTGCGCGCCATCATCACCGCCAACTTCACGGACAACTCCGACGACCAGACGCGCGTGGCGATGGCGCAGGACCAGTCGCCCGACCTGACACACGTCCGTCTGGTCAAGGCGGGGGACGACCTGCCCTCGCTCTGCCATCGCATCTATGGCGACCCGCGGCTGTACCTGCAGGTGGCCCGGGCCAATGGCATCGACGACTTCCGCGACCTGGTGCCCGGCACGAAGCTGCGCTTCCCGCCCCTGGAGAAGTAG
- the vgrG gene encoding type VI secretion system tip protein VgrG translates to MPDTRSLPIPAAHREFTVKVGGRPVPREHQLLSVNITRRVNRIPSARLAYLDGAASASDFPVSNGDLFLPGREVEILAGPGDAPVSLFKGVVVRQSLKVRERSAPQLLVECRHKAQKLTVGRKSACYFDQPDSDILASLLSTAGVDAEVEPTAVTHEQLVQFNASDWDFLLARAEANGKLVLTEGDRVLVKAPDFGGSPVCTLHFGATLLELDAEIDARLQYTGVTSLTWDPSQQAVVEKDAQDSGVSGPGNLSGDDLATVAGLARYELRHAALGDEEAQAWADARWLRSRMCKVSGRGKCEGLGAVEPGHIVTLSGVGRRFGGDVFVTGVRHDFDTVQGWKTHVQFGGLDQGVVEEHAVSAPKAGALLPGVSGLQVGAVVSNEDASGEHRVRVRLPLVDGADDGIWARVASPDAGAERGFFFRPEVGDEVVVGFLEDDPRGAIILGMLHSSAKAAPLQGSDDNHEKVYQSRSRMRIYLDDEKKVLRLETPAGNKVTLSEEDQALKLEDQNGNTLEMTADGIKLESVKALELKAGTELKLESGTAFSAKGGTELKLEGTSAVEVSSTATTKIKGGIVQLN, encoded by the coding sequence ATGCCCGACACGCGCTCACTCCCCATTCCGGCGGCGCACCGCGAGTTCACCGTGAAGGTGGGCGGACGGCCCGTGCCTCGCGAGCACCAGCTGCTGTCGGTGAACATCACCCGGCGGGTCAACCGCATTCCCTCCGCGCGGCTCGCGTACCTGGACGGCGCGGCCTCCGCCAGCGACTTCCCGGTGAGCAACGGGGACCTCTTCCTGCCGGGCCGCGAGGTCGAAATCCTCGCGGGCCCGGGGGACGCGCCGGTCTCCCTGTTCAAGGGCGTGGTCGTCCGTCAGTCGTTGAAGGTCCGCGAGCGCAGCGCGCCCCAGCTCCTGGTGGAGTGTCGGCACAAGGCGCAGAAGCTCACCGTGGGGCGCAAGAGCGCGTGCTACTTCGACCAGCCCGACAGCGACATCCTCGCCTCGCTCCTGTCCACTGCGGGGGTCGACGCGGAGGTGGAGCCGACGGCCGTCACCCACGAGCAGCTGGTGCAGTTCAACGCCAGTGACTGGGACTTCCTGCTCGCCCGGGCGGAGGCCAACGGGAAGCTGGTGCTCACCGAGGGGGACCGGGTGCTGGTGAAGGCCCCGGACTTCGGGGGCTCGCCCGTGTGCACGCTGCACTTCGGGGCCACCCTCCTGGAGCTGGACGCGGAGATCGACGCGCGGCTCCAGTACACCGGCGTCACGAGCCTGACGTGGGACCCTTCGCAACAGGCCGTGGTGGAGAAGGACGCCCAGGACTCCGGTGTCAGCGGCCCCGGCAACCTCTCGGGCGACGACCTGGCGACCGTGGCGGGCCTGGCGCGCTACGAGCTGCGCCACGCGGCGCTGGGCGACGAGGAGGCCCAGGCCTGGGCCGACGCGCGGTGGCTCCGGTCGAGGATGTGCAAGGTGAGCGGCCGGGGGAAGTGCGAGGGGCTGGGCGCCGTGGAGCCGGGCCACATCGTCACCCTGAGCGGGGTGGGGCGGCGCTTCGGCGGAGACGTCTTCGTCACCGGCGTCCGGCATGACTTCGACACCGTCCAGGGCTGGAAGACGCACGTGCAGTTCGGTGGCCTCGACCAGGGAGTGGTCGAGGAGCACGCCGTGTCCGCGCCCAAGGCCGGCGCGCTGCTGCCCGGCGTCAGCGGTCTCCAGGTGGGCGCCGTGGTGAGCAACGAGGACGCGTCCGGTGAGCACCGCGTGCGCGTCCGGCTGCCCCTGGTGGATGGCGCGGACGACGGCATCTGGGCGCGCGTGGCCAGCCCCGACGCCGGCGCGGAGCGCGGCTTCTTCTTCCGGCCCGAGGTGGGGGACGAGGTGGTGGTGGGCTTCCTGGAGGACGACCCTCGCGGCGCCATCATCCTGGGCATGCTGCACAGCAGCGCGAAGGCCGCGCCGCTCCAGGGCTCCGACGACAACCACGAGAAGGTCTATCAGAGCCGCTCGAGGATGCGCATCTACCTGGACGACGAGAAGAAGGTCCTCCGGCTGGAGACGCCCGCGGGCAACAAGGTCACGCTGAGCGAGGAGGACCAGGCGCTCAAGCTCGAGGACCAGAACGGCAACACGCTCGAGATGACGGCGGACGGCATCAAGCTCGAGAGCGTCAAGGCGCTCGAGCTGAAGGCGGGGACCGAGCTGAAGCTGGAGTCCGGCACCGCGTTCAGCGCCAAGGGCGGCACCGAGCTGAAGCTGGAGGGCACCTCCGCCGTGGAGGTCTCCAGCACCGCGACCACGAAGATCAAGGGCGGCATCGTCCAGCTCAACTGA
- a CDS encoding PAAR domain-containing protein has protein sequence MPAAVRVGDTTTHGGTITGPGVSSVLIKGLPAAVAGDLHVCSLPPNGHQPTTSPFPSGSATVLISGRPALRVTDTCACGAMAAAGEPTVVIG, from the coding sequence ATGCCCGCCGCGGTCCGAGTCGGAGACACCACCACCCACGGAGGCACCATCACCGGCCCTGGCGTGAGCAGCGTCCTCATCAAGGGCCTGCCGGCCGCGGTGGCGGGCGACCTGCACGTCTGCTCGCTGCCTCCCAACGGGCACCAGCCCACCACCAGCCCGTTCCCGTCGGGCAGCGCCACGGTCCTCATCTCCGGCCGGCCCGCGCTGCGCGTCACCGACACGTGTGCTTGCGGCGCCATGGCGGCGGCGGGCGAGCCCACGGTCGTCATCGGCTGA
- a CDS encoding GPW/gp25 family protein, producing the protein MASDLPLGTQTSFLGTGWSFPPEFDSATGEARMLSDEDDIQSSLRILFGTAEGERFLVPKYGLDMHELLFEPMSTTMRTFLVDRVRLAILIHEPRIHLVSLDVTSPDPHEGTLKVSLEYEVRATNSRFNLVFPFYRTDSNEVRGAAGASVR; encoded by the coding sequence ATGGCCTCGGACCTTCCCCTCGGCACCCAGACCTCCTTCCTCGGCACCGGTTGGAGCTTCCCGCCGGAGTTCGACAGCGCGACCGGCGAGGCGCGCATGCTCTCCGACGAGGACGACATCCAATCCAGCCTGCGCATCCTGTTCGGCACCGCGGAGGGCGAGCGCTTCCTCGTCCCGAAGTACGGGCTGGACATGCACGAGCTGCTCTTCGAGCCGATGAGCACCACGATGCGCACCTTCCTCGTGGACCGGGTGCGCCTGGCCATCCTCATCCACGAGCCCCGCATCCACCTCGTCTCCCTGGACGTGACGAGCCCCGATCCGCACGAGGGCACGTTGAAGGTCTCCCTCGAGTACGAGGTGAGGGCGACCAACTCCCGCTTCAACCTCGTCTTCCCCTTCTACCGGACCGACAGCAACGAGGTGCGGGGCGCCGCCGGCGCTTCCGTCCGCTGA
- a CDS encoding diguanylate cyclase, producing the protein MLSLTISREETPEARLDQQQLFALGLEHVRQLARRVWTDHNTHDPGITTLELLCYALTDLSYRASFPLEDLLATEHDNAANMRAQFFTARQVLPMRPVTQRDYRKLLIDLPGVRNAWLMPESVRYYVAPSAGRLFWDPPALPGVREVHVRGVHRVLIDFMEGVTREQQPAILQAVHARLEANRNLGERFSGVDVVEPEAFILCGELELDPAADAARVKAEVLFQVQQYLSPPVPSYSLSEMLERRRADGGRYTVQDLFEGPALDCGFIDDEELERAELRTELRLSDVISIIMDVEGVRAVRDVLVNPSGATRPLADKWRVPVSPGRRATLDRERTRLVFYKRDMPMVPVAARVDALYAERAERARAKLETARAYDVPIPLGTPRRTARYHSFQNHFPALYGLGPQGLPSGASDARRAQAWQLKGYLLFFDQVMANYCAQLSRVRDLFSTDPALHRTYFYQAVTSFQDFARIYGTGDVVGALEDQVEDASVLADRRNRFLEHLLARFAERFHEYASIMYSRFGASPRNLVRAQCAVLRNQPALGAERGLAYDASLQSAADLWDSENISGLERRVAHLLGLTNPRRRDLGVAPDDAFLRFSTGPGGEVHFQVVHRDTGEVLLASVDPFATEALAREALTRALRFAQLPSGYQRVRLDEERWGFDIVDDTGAVLARRDASLASEEALETAIDELMVYLGTHYAEEGMYLVENILLLAEEETDPFLPICVDPNCTDCADDDPYSYRVQFILPVDAGRFRDMDFRRFAEEVIRQETPAHLLPKICWVGGEDMARVRKAYAPWLALRAGVSTEGRTEKLQALVDALYHVKNVYPVGRLTACDGAEARPRFIIGRGALGSGNTGD; encoded by the coding sequence ATGCTCTCACTGACCATTTCCCGGGAAGAGACCCCCGAAGCGAGGCTCGACCAGCAGCAGCTCTTCGCGCTGGGACTGGAGCACGTCCGCCAGCTCGCCCGCCGCGTCTGGACGGACCACAACACCCACGACCCGGGCATCACCACGCTCGAGCTGCTGTGCTACGCGCTGACGGACCTGTCCTACCGGGCGTCGTTCCCCCTGGAGGACCTGCTCGCCACCGAGCACGACAACGCGGCGAACATGCGGGCGCAGTTCTTCACCGCGCGGCAGGTGCTGCCGATGCGGCCGGTGACGCAGCGGGACTACCGGAAGCTGCTCATCGACCTGCCTGGGGTGCGGAACGCGTGGCTGATGCCGGAGTCCGTGCGGTACTACGTCGCTCCGAGCGCGGGCCGGTTGTTCTGGGACCCGCCCGCGTTGCCGGGCGTCCGCGAGGTCCACGTGCGGGGCGTCCACCGCGTCCTCATCGACTTCATGGAGGGCGTCACCCGCGAACAGCAGCCCGCCATCCTCCAGGCCGTCCATGCGCGCCTCGAGGCCAACCGCAACCTGGGTGAGCGCTTCAGCGGCGTCGACGTCGTGGAGCCCGAGGCGTTCATCCTCTGTGGGGAGCTGGAGCTGGACCCCGCCGCGGACGCGGCGCGGGTGAAGGCGGAGGTGCTCTTCCAGGTGCAGCAGTACCTGTCCCCGCCGGTTCCCAGCTACAGCCTGAGCGAGATGCTCGAGCGGCGCCGCGCCGACGGCGGCCGGTACACGGTGCAGGACCTCTTCGAGGGCCCCGCGCTGGACTGTGGGTTCATCGACGACGAGGAGCTGGAGCGGGCCGAGCTGCGCACGGAGCTGCGGCTGTCGGACGTCATCAGCATCATCATGGACGTCGAGGGCGTGCGCGCGGTCCGTGACGTCCTCGTCAACCCGAGCGGCGCGACCAGGCCCCTGGCCGACAAGTGGCGGGTGCCCGTCTCCCCGGGCAGGCGGGCCACGCTGGACCGGGAGCGCACGCGGCTGGTGTTCTACAAGCGCGACATGCCGATGGTGCCGGTGGCCGCGCGGGTGGACGCCCTCTACGCGGAGCGGGCCGAGCGGGCGCGGGCGAAGCTGGAGACGGCCCGGGCCTACGACGTGCCGATTCCCCTCGGCACCCCCCGGCGGACCGCGCGCTACCACTCCTTCCAGAACCACTTCCCGGCGTTGTACGGGCTGGGGCCCCAGGGCCTGCCGAGCGGCGCCTCCGACGCGCGCCGGGCGCAGGCCTGGCAGCTGAAGGGCTACCTGCTGTTCTTCGACCAGGTCATGGCCAACTACTGCGCCCAGCTCTCCCGGGTGCGGGACCTGTTCTCCACGGACCCGGCCCTGCACCGGACGTACTTCTATCAGGCGGTCACCTCGTTCCAGGACTTCGCTCGCATCTACGGCACCGGCGACGTGGTGGGCGCCCTGGAGGACCAGGTCGAGGACGCGTCCGTGCTGGCCGACCGGCGCAACCGGTTCCTGGAGCACCTGCTGGCGCGCTTCGCCGAGCGCTTCCACGAGTACGCGTCCATCATGTACTCGCGCTTCGGGGCGAGCCCGCGCAACCTGGTGCGGGCCCAGTGCGCGGTCCTGCGCAACCAGCCCGCCCTGGGCGCGGAGCGGGGGCTCGCCTACGACGCCTCGCTCCAGTCGGCCGCGGACCTGTGGGATTCGGAGAACATCTCCGGCCTGGAGCGGAGGGTGGCCCACCTGCTGGGCCTCACGAACCCGCGCCGGCGCGACCTCGGCGTGGCCCCCGACGACGCGTTCCTGCGGTTCAGCACCGGCCCGGGCGGAGAGGTCCACTTCCAGGTGGTCCACCGCGACACGGGAGAGGTCCTCCTCGCGAGCGTCGACCCCTTCGCCACGGAGGCGCTCGCGCGCGAGGCGCTGACGCGCGCCCTGCGGTTCGCCCAGCTCCCCTCGGGCTACCAGCGCGTGCGCCTGGACGAGGAGCGCTGGGGCTTCGACATCGTCGACGACACGGGCGCGGTGCTGGCGCGCCGCGACGCGTCCCTCGCGAGCGAGGAGGCGCTGGAGACCGCCATCGACGAACTGATGGTGTACCTGGGGACGCACTACGCCGAGGAGGGGATGTACCTCGTCGAGAACATCCTCCTGCTGGCGGAGGAGGAGACGGACCCCTTCCTGCCCATCTGCGTGGACCCGAACTGCACGGACTGCGCGGACGACGACCCGTACTCCTACCGCGTGCAGTTCATCCTCCCCGTGGACGCGGGGCGCTTCCGCGACATGGACTTCCGGCGCTTCGCGGAGGAGGTCATCCGGCAGGAGACGCCCGCGCACCTGCTGCCGAAGATCTGCTGGGTCGGCGGCGAGGACATGGCGCGGGTGCGGAAGGCCTATGCGCCCTGGCTGGCGCTCAGGGCCGGGGTCTCCACCGAGGGGCGCACGGAGAAGCTCCAGGCGCTCGTCGACGCGCTGTACCACGTGAAGAACGTCTACCCCGTGGGGCGGCTGACGGCGTGTGACGGCGCAGAGGCGCGCCCCAGGTTCATCATCGGGCGTGGCGCGCTCGGCAGCGGCAACACCGGGGATTGA
- a CDS encoding contractile injection system tape measure protein: MAPLPHRIRRQRWRIQTRSSGEAFAARQRVRDALADALQPALERAFDEAAPGDEVVHLSRLEVRVCLSGPDALSEQLPELLYRQVREQLGRAPGGLSVDAGPGAHSTAGARRWAADGRHGHLEAPRVESGGSRGTSDEVGAWSPYRLRSHYLESGSLPWPLAGLERSTVLARLRLESDEALRHVRERSTAASALDVGAVAFYFRLLQLLPVEQWGLVAAGALVGARGAEVARAIDALAGASGAALTRDARLGLAAVLLAVGCGGPREASARELIPLLVRAVGDSRGRTAEALTSSLPEAAGSLFRRWLVSESAPRPGGSGPAAIHVFPRREQAPGVRTASPEARAMEAARGATGAVASGPDAEPFLLPVSHAGLLLLHPYLPRFFESTGVKEAKKAELPVDRLPRAAALLHLLAVGDEEVHELELDFIKLLLGLTPDAPLPVSSGLLGPSDDEEAGALLKAVIEHWKALKSTSVQGLRASFLRRRGYVREQEQGLRLQVEPAAFDVLLGAIPWGIGTVKLPWMRRPIFTDWPTH, translated from the coding sequence ATGGCTCCGCTGCCTCACAGGATCCGCAGGCAGCGCTGGCGAATCCAGACGCGCTCCTCCGGAGAGGCGTTCGCCGCGCGTCAGCGGGTGCGCGACGCGTTGGCGGACGCGCTCCAGCCCGCCCTCGAGCGAGCCTTCGACGAGGCCGCGCCAGGGGACGAGGTCGTCCACCTGTCCAGGCTGGAGGTTCGCGTATGCCTCTCCGGCCCGGACGCGCTCTCGGAGCAACTGCCCGAGCTGCTCTATCGACAGGTGCGGGAGCAGTTGGGACGGGCCCCAGGGGGGCTGTCCGTGGACGCTGGACCGGGGGCCCATTCCACGGCGGGGGCGCGGCGGTGGGCCGCGGACGGGAGGCACGGGCACCTGGAGGCTCCGCGCGTGGAGTCGGGTGGCTCGAGGGGCACCTCGGACGAGGTCGGGGCGTGGAGCCCGTATCGGCTGCGGAGCCATTACCTGGAGTCGGGCTCGCTGCCCTGGCCTCTCGCGGGGCTCGAGCGGAGCACGGTGCTCGCGCGACTCCGCTTGGAGTCGGACGAGGCGCTCCGGCATGTGAGGGAGCGGTCGACGGCGGCGTCCGCGCTGGATGTCGGAGCGGTGGCCTTCTACTTCCGCCTGCTTCAACTGCTCCCCGTGGAGCAATGGGGGCTCGTCGCCGCCGGGGCGTTGGTGGGGGCGCGGGGCGCCGAGGTGGCTCGGGCCATCGACGCGCTCGCGGGCGCGTCCGGGGCGGCGCTCACCCGGGACGCGCGCCTCGGGCTCGCCGCGGTGCTCCTGGCCGTGGGATGCGGTGGCCCTCGCGAGGCCAGCGCGCGGGAGCTGATTCCCCTCCTCGTGCGCGCCGTCGGCGACAGCCGTGGGCGGACGGCCGAGGCGTTGACGTCGTCGCTGCCGGAAGCCGCCGGTTCGCTGTTCCGGCGATGGCTGGTGTCGGAGTCCGCGCCGCGTCCTGGAGGCTCGGGGCCGGCGGCCATCCACGTGTTCCCCCGGCGCGAGCAGGCGCCGGGCGTGCGCACCGCCTCCCCGGAGGCGCGCGCGATGGAGGCGGCGCGCGGGGCGACTGGCGCCGTGGCGTCGGGGCCGGATGCCGAGCCCTTCCTCCTACCGGTGAGCCACGCGGGGCTGCTGCTGCTGCACCCGTACCTGCCGCGCTTCTTCGAGAGCACGGGCGTCAAGGAGGCGAAGAAGGCGGAGCTGCCGGTCGACAGGCTGCCGCGCGCCGCCGCGCTGCTCCACCTGCTGGCGGTGGGCGACGAGGAGGTCCACGAGCTCGAGTTGGATTTCATCAAGCTGTTGCTCGGCCTCACGCCCGACGCGCCTCTTCCCGTCTCCAGCGGGCTGCTCGGGCCCTCGGACGACGAGGAGGCCGGCGCGCTGTTGAAGGCCGTCATCGAACACTGGAAGGCATTGAAGAGCACGTCGGTGCAGGGGCTGCGCGCCTCGTTCCTGCGGCGCCGTGGCTACGTACGTGAACAAGAGCAGGGCCTGCGGCTCCAGGTGGAGCCCGCGGCCTTCGACGTCCTGCTGGGGGCGATTCCATGGGGAATCGGCACGGTGAAGCTGCCATGGATGAGAAGACCCATCTTCACGGACTGGCCGACGCACTGA